The following proteins are encoded in a genomic region of Gloeomargarita sp. SKYB120:
- a CDS encoding F0F1 ATP synthase subunit gamma, which translates to MPSLKAIRDRINSVKNTRKITEAMRLVAAAKVRRAQEQVLATRPFADRLAQVLYGLQSRLQLENLEVPLLQQRPVRRVALVILSGDRGLCGAYNANIIRRAEQRIRELGELGLDYTLVLVGRKAAQYFSRRQHPIDRSFTGLEQIPTAAEARRISQEMLSLFLSEDVDRVELIYTRFVSLISSRPVVQTLLPMTLQGLEPQDDEIFRLTTREGRFAVERRPQAQPPRMVFPQEMIFEQDPVQIFSALLPLYLNNQVLRALQEAAASELAARMTAMSNASDNAKALIKNLTISYNKARQAAITQQIMEVVAGANALKD; encoded by the coding sequence ATGCCCAGTTTGAAAGCTATTCGGGACCGGATCAATTCGGTCAAGAACACTCGCAAGATTACCGAGGCGATGCGGTTGGTGGCGGCGGCCAAGGTGCGGCGAGCGCAGGAGCAGGTCTTGGCGACCCGTCCCTTTGCCGACCGGTTGGCCCAGGTCCTGTATGGTCTCCAGTCCCGCTTACAGTTGGAGAATCTGGAGGTGCCGCTGTTGCAGCAACGGCCTGTGCGGCGGGTGGCCCTGGTGATTTTGTCGGGCGACCGAGGCTTGTGTGGGGCCTATAACGCCAACATCATCCGTCGGGCCGAGCAACGGATTCGTGAGCTAGGGGAGCTGGGCCTGGACTACACCCTGGTGCTGGTGGGGCGCAAGGCTGCCCAGTACTTCAGCCGGCGGCAACACCCGATTGACCGCTCGTTTACTGGTTTGGAGCAGATTCCTACCGCCGCTGAGGCGCGTCGGATTAGTCAAGAGATGCTCAGCCTTTTTCTGTCGGAGGACGTGGACCGGGTGGAGTTAATCTATACCCGCTTTGTGTCCCTGATCAGCTCTCGCCCGGTGGTGCAGACCCTCCTGCCCATGACGCTGCAAGGTTTGGAGCCCCAGGATGACGAAATTTTCCGGCTGACGACGCGGGAAGGGCGCTTTGCCGTGGAACGCCGTCCCCAAGCCCAACCGCCGAGGATGGTATTTCCTCAGGAAATGATCTTTGAGCAGGACCCGGTGCAAATCTTCAGCGCCCTCTTGCCCCTTTATCTCAACAACCAGGTGCTGCGGGCGCTCCAGGAGGCCGCCGCCAGTGAACTCGCCGCCCGGATGACGGCCATGAGCAACGCCAGCGACAACGCCAAGGCGCTCATCAAAAATCTCACCATTTCCTACAACAAAGCGCG